A stretch of DNA from Gottschalkia acidurici 9a:
TATAAAGGACTTAGATAGAAAACCCAAACATATAACTAAAATAGGTGGTCAGGCTCTTATAGAAGGAGTTATGATGAGAGGACCTAAAGATATAGGAATAGCAGTTAGAAAGCCAGATGGAGAAATAGAATTAAAAGTAGATCCAATAGAAAATTTAACCACTAGAAATAAATTCTTTAAGCTTCCAATTATAAGAGGTGTGGTAGGTCTTATAGAAGCAATGGTTTTAGGTACTAAATCACTTATGTATTCAGCGGAATTTTTTGAGGATACAGGTGAAAGTGAACCTACTAAGTTTGACAAATTTATAGAAAAAGTATTTAAAGATAAAGCAGAAGACATATCTATATATATCACAGTTTTTGTATCTATATTAATATCTATAGGACTTTTCATGTTAGCACCTACATTTGTAACAAATTTTCTTAAAAATAAAGTACAAACACCTATATTGCTAAATCTTCTAGAAGGATTGATAAGAGTAGCAATATTCTTAATATATGTATTATCTGTATCTAGATTAGAAGATGTTAAAAGAGTATTTGAGTATCATGGGGCAGAGCATAAAACTATACATTGTTATGAAAATGAAGAAGAACTTACAGTAGAAAATGTAATGAAGTATCCAATCCTTCATCCAAGATGTGGAACTAGCTTCCTGTTTACAGTAATGATAATAAGCATATTAGTTTTCTCATTTTTTGGATGGCCAAGTCCGCTTCAAAGATTTATATCAAGAATAGTGCTATTACCAGTAATAGCAGGTATATCTTATGAAATAAATAGAATTATAGGTAAAAGCAATGGGAAATTCGCCTATATCGTTTCTTATCCAGGACTTCTAATTCAAAAATTCGCCACAACAAAAGAACCAGATGCTTCTCAGATTGAAGTAGCTATAGCAGCACTCAAAGGAGTATTAGTAGAAGATAAGGAAGCGGACAAATGGTAGAATATACTATAAATACACTTTTAAAAAAAGGAATAGAAAATTTAGGGGAAGGGGATTATTTAAATCCTCTTCTTGATTCACAAATACTTTTAGGATTTGTACTAGATGTTGAAAGAATGTATCTTTATACTCATAAAGATGATATTGTAGATAATAAAGATATGGAAAGATTTCTTGAATTAATAGAAAAAAGAAAAAAAAGATATCCTCTTCAGTATATTATAGGAAAGCAGGAATTTATGGGATTAGACTTCTTCGTAAAAGAAGGGGTTCTAGTACCTAGAGCAGATACAGAAATTTTGGTAGAAAGTATAATAGATATAGTGAAAAATGGGTATTTTAAAGATAAAGAAAACTTGAATATAGTAGATATAGGTACTGGAAGTGGAGCTATAACATTAAGTTTAGCTCACTACATAAAGAATTCTTTTGTTTATTCTGTAGATATTAGTGATATACCTATAGAAGTAGCAACGAAAAATAGTATAAATCTTTCACTAAATAATAGAGTGAAATTTTTGAAAGGAAACTTACTGGAACCTTTACAAAAAGAAGAGTTAAAAAATAGAGTTGATATATTAGTATCTAATCCACCATATATCCCATCAAATGTTATAGATGATCTTCAAACAGAAGTTTCAGATTATGAGCCTAGGCTGGCACTAGATGGTGGAGAGGATGGATTAGACTTCTATAGAGATATAATAAAAAGTTCTGATATATATTTATCATCAAAGGGTATGATAGCATTTGAGATAGGATATGACCAAGGAGAAGCAGTAAAAAATCTATTGAAAAAAAATGGTAAATTTGAAGATATAAAAATAATTAAAGACTTATCAGGATTAGATAGAGTTGTATTAGGGTTTCACGATGAACAAAGTTAGACTACTTTAGATTTGCACTAAGTCTAAGATAAGTAAAACCTTTAGTTTTAAAGCAGGGAGTTGTAAATATGAATTTATTTAAGCTTTTTATAGCTTTTTTTAAGATAGGATTTTTCACTATTGGTGGGGGATATGCAATGCTTCCTCTTATACAAAGAGAGGTTGTAGATGAAAATGGTTGGCTTACGACAGATGAATTTCTAGATGCAATTGCCATATCACAAACTTCACCAGGTGCAGTAGCGATAAATATATCTATATTTATTGGATATAAGTTAAATGGATTTCTAGGAGCAATAGTATGTACACTTGGAACAGTTCTCCCATCTCTTATATCTATCTTAGCTATAGCTATGTTTTTTTATAAATTCAAAGATATAGAGGTAATAAAAAAAATATTTTTAGGTATAAGACCAGCAGTAGTGGCAATGATTGCATCAGCTGTATACTTTTTAGGTAAATCATTAAAATTAAAAAAAGAAACAACTATAATGGCTATAGTAAGCTTTATTATAATAGTCTTTTTAGATGTGAATCCTGTAATTGTAATACTAATAGGAGGAACATTTTCTGCATTTTACTATAAGTATAAAGATGCTGGAGAAGATAAAGAAGGTGAAGGGGAATGATTTTTAAATTATTTTGGGCTTTTTTCAAAGTAGGAATGTTTAGCTTTGGTGGAGGATATGCAATGCTTCCATTCATGCAGAAAGAAGTTATAGAAGTACATAATTGGTTAACTCCTCATGATTTTTTAGATATTCTAGCAATAGCTCAGATAACACCAGGTCCAGTGTCTATAAATACAGCTACGTTTGTAGGATATCAGCTAAAAGGGGTTTTAGGATCTATAGTAGCTACAACTGCAGTAGTTATGCCTTCGTTTATCATAGTACTACTTATATCTCTATTCTTTGAAAAGTTTAAAAAGTCTAAAACTGTAGAAAGAATATTCAAGGGGTTAAGACCCATAATACTTGGACTTATAGCATCGGCAGCAGTAGATATAGGAAAAGGAGTATTTATTGACTTTAAAAGTGTACTTATAGCTATTTTGATATTTTACTTGATGGCATTTAGGAAAGTAAATACAATATTAATTATTGTTTTATCTGGTGTATTAGGTGTTTTACTTTATTAAATAAATATGCTAAAATATATGGTTGAATGAATTCAAAAAGAAACTGTAAATGAGATTGAAAAATTTTCATATAATTATATGAGAGGTGAAAAATTTGTTAGACAAATTGGAATTTATAGAAAAAAGATATCAAGAACTAAATGAAAAGATAGCTGATCCAGAAATCATTAGCAATATTTCAGAGTGGCAAAAATACGTTAAAGAACATTCAGATATAGAAGATGTAGTACTAAAATACAAAGAATATAAAGCTTGTTTAGAACAATTAGAAGAAAATAAAGAAATGTTAAAAGATAAACTAGATGAAGACTTTAGAGAGTTAGTGAAATTAGAAGTAGATGAACTAGAAGAAAAAATAGAGGTAATATCTGAAGAATTAAAAGTATTACTAATACCAAAGGATCCTAATGATGACAAAAACGTTATAGTAGAAATTCGTGCAGGTGCTGGTGGAGATGAAGGTGGTATCTTTGCAGGAGACTTACTTAGAATGTATACTAGATACGCAGAAAGACAAGGTTGGAAAACTGAAATGATGAGCTTACACGATCAAGGTGTAGGAGGAGTTAAAGAAGCATCTTTCCTAATAAAAGGTAAGGGAGCATATAGTAGACTTAAATATGAAAGTGGAGTACACAGAGTACAAAGAGTTCCAGCAACAGAATCAAGTGGTAGAATTCATACTTCAACAGCTACTGTAGCAGTACTTCCAGAAGCAGATGACGTAGATATAGTAATAAACCAAAATGATGTAAGGGTAGATGTTTTCCGTTCATCTGGTAATGGTGGGCAAAGTGTTAATACTACTGACTCGGCAGTTAGACTTACACACACACCTACAGGTATAGTTGTATCTTGTCAAGATGAGAAATCGCAGCTAAAAAATAAAGAAAAAGCATTTAAAATTCTTAAGGCTAGACTTTATGATAAAATGATAGAGGAGCAAAATGCTGAAATAGCTCAAGAAAGAAAGTCTCAAGTTGGTACTGGAGATAGAAGTGCAAAAATAAGAACTTATAACTTCCCACAAGGAAGAATAACAGACCATAGAGTCAACTTAACAGTATATAAGCTAGACGCATTTTTAGA
This window harbors:
- a CDS encoding chromate transporter, which produces MNLFKLFIAFFKIGFFTIGGGYAMLPLIQREVVDENGWLTTDEFLDAIAISQTSPGAVAINISIFIGYKLNGFLGAIVCTLGTVLPSLISILAIAMFFYKFKDIEVIKKIFLGIRPAVVAMIASAVYFLGKSLKLKKETTIMAIVSFIIIVFLDVNPVIVILIGGTFSAFYYKYKDAGEDKEGEGE
- a CDS encoding chromate transporter, with amino-acid sequence MIFKLFWAFFKVGMFSFGGGYAMLPFMQKEVIEVHNWLTPHDFLDILAIAQITPGPVSINTATFVGYQLKGVLGSIVATTAVVMPSFIIVLLISLFFEKFKKSKTVERIFKGLRPIILGLIASAAVDIGKGVFIDFKSVLIAILIFYLMAFRKVNTILIIVLSGVLGVLLY
- the prfA gene encoding peptide chain release factor 1, translated to MLDKLEFIEKRYQELNEKIADPEIISNISEWQKYVKEHSDIEDVVLKYKEYKACLEQLEENKEMLKDKLDEDFRELVKLEVDELEEKIEVISEELKVLLIPKDPNDDKNVIVEIRAGAGGDEGGIFAGDLLRMYTRYAERQGWKTEMMSLHDQGVGGVKEASFLIKGKGAYSRLKYESGVHRVQRVPATESSGRIHTSTATVAVLPEADDVDIVINQNDVRVDVFRSSGNGGQSVNTTDSAVRLTHTPTGIVVSCQDEKSQLKNKEKAFKILKARLYDKMIEEQNAEIAQERKSQVGTGDRSAKIRTYNFPQGRITDHRVNLTVYKLDAFLDGDINEMLDSLITTAQAEKLQQVE
- a CDS encoding DUF1385 domain-containing protein, whose translation is MSSIKDLDRKPKHITKIGGQALIEGVMMRGPKDIGIAVRKPDGEIELKVDPIENLTTRNKFFKLPIIRGVVGLIEAMVLGTKSLMYSAEFFEDTGESEPTKFDKFIEKVFKDKAEDISIYITVFVSILISIGLFMLAPTFVTNFLKNKVQTPILLNLLEGLIRVAIFLIYVLSVSRLEDVKRVFEYHGAEHKTIHCYENEEELTVENVMKYPILHPRCGTSFLFTVMIISILVFSFFGWPSPLQRFISRIVLLPVIAGISYEINRIIGKSNGKFAYIVSYPGLLIQKFATTKEPDASQIEVAIAALKGVLVEDKEADKW
- the prmC gene encoding peptide chain release factor N(5)-glutamine methyltransferase, with the protein product MVEYTINTLLKKGIENLGEGDYLNPLLDSQILLGFVLDVERMYLYTHKDDIVDNKDMERFLELIEKRKKRYPLQYIIGKQEFMGLDFFVKEGVLVPRADTEILVESIIDIVKNGYFKDKENLNIVDIGTGSGAITLSLAHYIKNSFVYSVDISDIPIEVATKNSINLSLNNRVKFLKGNLLEPLQKEELKNRVDILVSNPPYIPSNVIDDLQTEVSDYEPRLALDGGEDGLDFYRDIIKSSDIYLSSKGMIAFEIGYDQGEAVKNLLKKNGKFEDIKIIKDLSGLDRVVLGFHDEQS